From Pararhizobium sp. A13:
AGGCCCTCGCCGAAGCCTATAACCGCGCCCTTGCACTGGAGAAATCCGGCAATATCGATGCGGCGGTAAAAGCCTATGAAGACGTGCTGGCGATCGATCCGGACGATCACGGCGGTGCTGCCGTTCGCATCGCCTCGCTGGGCCGTGGGGAGACGCCCGACAAGGCCCCGGACGCCTATGTCGCCACCCTCTTTGATCAGCACGCCGATGTCTTCGAGAACGTGCTCGTCGAGCAGCTCGACTATCACGTGCCAATGATGGTACGTCAGCGCCTGCAATCGCTGAAACTCGGCCCCTTCGGGCGCGTGCTCGATCTCGGCTGCGGCACAGGCCTGACCGGCGGTGCGCTGCGCGACATGGCGGACGATATCACCGGCATCGACCTGTCGGAAAACATGGTCGAGATCGCCCATGAGAAGGATCTCTACGAGACGCTCTATGTCGCCGAAGTCGTCGATTTCCTCGAGGACAATGACGACGAGCCCTTCGACCTCATCACTGCGACGGACGTGCTGCCCTACCTCGGGGCTCTGGAAGCGCTGTTCTTCGGCGCCGCCGAAAACATGAACCCGGGCGGCCTGTTCATTTT
This genomic window contains:
- a CDS encoding class I SAM-dependent methyltransferase — encoded protein: MQKIDEEALAEAYNRALALEKSGNIDAAVKAYEDVLAIDPDDHGGAAVRIASLGRGETPDKAPDAYVATLFDQHADVFENVLVEQLDYHVPMMVRQRLQSLKLGPFGRVLDLGCGTGLTGGALRDMADDITGIDLSENMVEIAHEKDLYETLYVAEVVDFLEDNDDEPFDLITATDVLPYLGALEALFFGAAENMNPGGLFIFSSETLPAETFAGRTFMVGPHQRFAHAENYVRERLDAIGFDIVELTDIIVRMEEGEPITGHLVIARLRA